In one window of uncultured Acetobacteroides sp. DNA:
- a CDS encoding HAMP domain-containing sensor histidine kinase yields MNIRSKLAIQFAAIVSAILIVFSATIYISSEQSRRSDFYNRLQDRALIMASIATDVVDTNKELIRRLDTTASILFHEQVMIFDRKGKLVYNDQAEDRDITPALALRIFKVKHLSLQLRNSYEAIGIEYGNRANSYAVFVSAIDKHGKKRLATLRISLIISTLLGILLSFLGGWYFARRALQPMSKVVARVNLITEKNLNQRLNEGNGRDEISELSSTFNRMLERLELAFTLQKSFVSHASHEFRTPLTIMLSEIEMMMMNHPENAELQQMLTSLKEEILNLNNLSTKLLDLAKTNIDSKNLASNRIRMDELVMTSIAEYSRAYPGSKVHLEFANLPGNEDELYVAGEEQLLKTAFFNLMSNACKFSPDNAVAVSLSYKDSKMVCITFRDNGIGIPEEELKNIFQPFHRVPSNLKVDGHGLGLALTSQIIALHQGTITVKSEVNVGSEFTISLPAC; encoded by the coding sequence ATGAACATCCGCAGTAAGCTCGCCATCCAGTTTGCCGCCATCGTGAGCGCCATTCTTATTGTCTTCTCGGCAACCATTTACATCTCGTCGGAGCAATCGCGCCGAAGCGATTTCTACAACCGCCTGCAAGATCGCGCGCTAATTATGGCTTCCATCGCCACCGATGTGGTGGATACCAATAAGGAGCTGATAAGACGGCTGGACACCACCGCCTCCATACTCTTCCACGAGCAGGTAATGATCTTCGATAGAAAAGGAAAGCTGGTGTACAACGACCAGGCGGAAGATCGGGACATCACCCCGGCGCTTGCGCTACGGATATTCAAGGTTAAGCACCTATCTCTGCAACTCAGGAATAGCTACGAAGCCATCGGTATAGAGTACGGGAATAGGGCAAATTCCTATGCGGTGTTCGTATCCGCCATCGATAAGCATGGTAAAAAGAGGCTCGCCACCCTGAGAATTTCGCTGATAATCTCTACGCTACTGGGTATTCTGCTGTCGTTTCTGGGAGGATGGTACTTTGCACGGCGTGCGCTCCAGCCCATGTCGAAGGTGGTGGCGCGGGTAAACCTCATCACGGAGAAAAACCTGAACCAACGGCTGAACGAGGGGAATGGGCGCGATGAGATTTCGGAGCTGTCATCCACGTTTAACCGCATGCTCGAGCGGCTGGAGCTGGCGTTTACCCTTCAAAAGAGCTTCGTATCGCATGCCTCTCACGAGTTTAGGACTCCGCTGACCATCATGCTCAGCGAAATTGAGATGATGATGATGAATCACCCCGAAAACGCCGAACTGCAGCAGATGCTCACCTCGCTCAAGGAGGAGATCCTCAACCTAAACAACCTTTCGACGAAGCTGCTGGACCTTGCCAAGACGAATATCGACTCGAAGAACCTTGCCAGCAACCGAATTCGCATGGATGAGCTGGTGATGACCTCGATTGCCGAATACTCTAGGGCATATCCGGGCAGTAAGGTACACCTCGAGTTCGCAAACCTCCCCGGAAACGAGGACGAGCTCTACGTTGCCGGCGAGGAGCAGCTGCTTAAAACCGCCTTCTTCAACCTTATGTCGAACGCCTGCAAGTTTTCGCCCGATAATGCGGTGGCGGTTTCGCTGAGCTACAAGGATAGCAAGATGGTGTGCATCACTTTTAGGGATAATGGCATTGGTATTCCCGAGGAGGAACTCAAGAATATCTTCCAACCCTTCCATCGGGTGCCTTCGAACCTAAAAGTTGACGGGCATGGCTTGGGCTTAGCGCTCACCTCGCAGATTATTGCGCTGCATCAGGGGACAATAACGGTAAAGTCGGAGGTAAATGTTGGCTCGGAGTTCACGATTAGCCTACCTGCGTGCTAG
- a CDS encoding PAS domain-containing protein — MSWLRKFNKLSIRSKMHLYIGASVALIMLISFLYFIISLRINTRENATLMVDEQVKGYSAQIQRVTNQGFSFCESLASSVVYMFDHSVSNRETLLQQSLLNISKNNQQFKCIFVSLEHSAITPGYNKASGRRTFLTVPSSNMPVMTVDKDMDSFDANGHYYQVKSIGKSDVKEPYYYNYYNNSSQELLITTLDCPVKYNGTSVGVAGVDIGIDEYQKIVDQVKIFPGTSAFLVSSKGFIAAHTDKKLVGKTFDNVFGEKNSELQLDKMLSSSDITKTYIEIDGTSYYSVVVPITMGERGTRWALGVTIPTSEIFAQSRKSVLFAILVCLLGLIVTTFVINYLAKAITKPLEDVTQSIKKLSTGEVSEQEKLNIKTGDEMEEIAGSLNMLVDGLGRTAKFAQEIGNGNLNANHQLLGEKDVLGISLEEMRSSLIRANEVEDERKKEEDKTRWANQGYANFAELLRLNNSNLKELSFSIVSNLVKYLDINQGGMFILNGEDESDRFLEMTACFAYNRRKMMEKRFEVGEGLVGRCFVEGETIFLLEIPDSYISITSGLGDTTPKCLLLVPLKINNEVNGVIELASLTPIDDYKVKFVEKIAESIASTLASVRINIHTAELLDQTRSQAEEMAAQEEEMRQNLEELQSTQEEMARVQEEQKIAQEELFKEKSMFANFLDTVVEYVYFKDLQSRFIRVSKSLLGLHKVKDDSELLGKSDFDLFGGEHSQKAYNDEQTIIRTGQAIYGMVEREDHNDGSVTWVETSKMPLKDLNGQIIGTFGISKDISNIKNLEAKLSFERNLLNNFLDTSSDYIHFKDENGRFLRANRLKYERHGLKSEEEIIGKSDKDFFGEKYTVETDAEEQEIIRTGKPILNRVECRTDSAGNKRWFSINKMPLRNEDGATIGTWGYTRDVTELKELELKQNGQNSESDKADLN; from the coding sequence ATGAGTTGGTTGCGTAAATTTAACAAGTTGTCTATTCGATCGAAGATGCATCTTTACATAGGTGCTTCGGTGGCATTAATAATGCTGATCTCATTCCTCTACTTTATTATCTCGTTACGGATCAATACTCGGGAGAACGCGACCCTTATGGTCGACGAACAGGTAAAAGGGTATTCGGCACAGATCCAACGGGTCACCAATCAGGGTTTCAGCTTCTGCGAATCGCTGGCATCTTCTGTGGTTTACATGTTCGATCATAGCGTTTCCAATCGCGAAACGCTACTTCAGCAGTCCCTGCTCAACATTTCGAAGAACAACCAGCAGTTTAAGTGCATTTTTGTATCGTTAGAGCATTCGGCCATTACGCCCGGCTACAATAAGGCCTCAGGGCGCCGTACATTCCTTACCGTTCCTTCGTCGAACATGCCGGTTATGACAGTCGACAAGGATATGGACTCGTTTGACGCTAATGGGCACTACTATCAGGTAAAGAGCATCGGTAAATCCGATGTAAAAGAGCCCTACTACTACAACTACTACAACAATAGCAGCCAGGAGCTGCTCATTACAACGCTTGATTGCCCCGTTAAGTATAATGGAACATCAGTAGGTGTTGCCGGAGTTGATATTGGCATCGACGAATACCAGAAAATTGTCGATCAGGTTAAGATTTTCCCAGGAACATCCGCCTTTTTGGTGTCGTCTAAAGGGTTTATTGCCGCGCATACCGATAAAAAGCTAGTTGGTAAAACCTTCGATAACGTTTTTGGCGAAAAGAACAGCGAGCTTCAGCTCGATAAGATGCTTTCCTCGTCCGATATCACCAAAACCTACATCGAAATCGATGGTACGAGCTACTATTCGGTGGTTGTTCCCATTACCATGGGCGAAAGAGGCACCCGTTGGGCGTTGGGGGTAACCATTCCTACCAGCGAGATCTTTGCGCAGTCGCGTAAGTCGGTATTGTTTGCCATTCTGGTGTGCCTACTTGGCCTAATCGTTACCACCTTTGTCATTAACTACCTGGCAAAGGCCATAACCAAGCCGCTGGAGGATGTAACGCAGTCCATAAAGAAGCTATCCACCGGTGAGGTTAGCGAGCAGGAGAAGCTCAACATCAAAACCGGCGACGAGATGGAAGAAATTGCCGGATCGCTAAACATGCTGGTTGATGGGCTGGGCCGAACCGCCAAGTTTGCCCAAGAAATTGGGAATGGAAACCTAAATGCCAACCATCAGCTACTCGGCGAGAAGGATGTACTCGGCATTTCGCTCGAAGAAATGCGCAGCAGCCTGATTCGCGCCAACGAAGTAGAGGATGAGCGCAAAAAGGAGGAAGATAAAACGCGTTGGGCCAACCAAGGCTATGCAAACTTTGCCGAGCTGCTGCGCCTTAACAACAGTAACCTTAAGGAGCTCTCGTTTTCCATCGTAAGCAACCTCGTAAAGTACCTGGATATCAACCAAGGAGGCATGTTTATCCTAAATGGCGAAGATGAGTCGGATCGTTTCCTCGAAATGACCGCCTGCTTTGCCTATAACCGCCGCAAGATGATGGAAAAACGCTTCGAAGTGGGCGAAGGCCTAGTGGGGCGCTGCTTTGTCGAGGGCGAAACCATATTTTTGCTCGAAATCCCCGACAGCTACATCTCCATCACCTCCGGTTTGGGCGATACCACTCCCAAATGCCTGCTGCTGGTTCCGCTAAAGATCAACAACGAGGTCAACGGCGTGATCGAGCTCGCCTCGCTGACGCCAATTGACGACTATAAGGTGAAATTTGTCGAAAAGATCGCCGAAAGCATCGCCTCGACCCTCGCCTCCGTCCGCATAAACATCCACACCGCCGAGCTGCTCGATCAAACCCGCTCCCAAGCCGAGGAGATGGCCGCTCAGGAAGAGGAGATGCGCCAGAATTTGGAGGAGCTTCAGTCCACGCAGGAGGAGATGGCCCGCGTTCAGGAGGAGCAAAAGATCGCGCAAGAAGAGCTCTTCAAGGAAAAATCGATGTTTGCCAACTTTTTGGACACGGTTGTCGAGTATGTTTACTTCAAAGATCTGCAAAGCCGCTTCATTCGCGTAAGCAAATCGCTTTTAGGGCTACATAAAGTTAAGGACGACTCGGAGCTTTTGGGTAAATCAGACTTCGACCTCTTCGGCGGCGAGCATTCGCAAAAGGCGTACAACGATGAGCAAACCATCATCCGTACCGGCCAAGCCATTTACGGCATGGTCGAGCGCGAAGATCACAACGATGGCTCCGTAACCTGGGTAGAAACCAGCAAAATGCCGCTGAAAGATCTCAATGGGCAAATCATTGGTACCTTTGGCATATCGAAGGATATCTCAAACATCAAGAATCTGGAGGCCAAGCTCTCCTTCGAGCGCAACCTGCTCAATAACTTCCTCGATACGTCCTCCGATTACATCCACTTTAAGGATGAAAATGGCCGATTCCTAAGAGCGAACAGGCTTAAGTACGAGCGTCACGGGCTAAAATCAGAGGAAGAAATCATCGGGAAGAGCGATAAGGACTTCTTTGGCGAAAAGTATACCGTCGAAACCGATGCCGAGGAGCAGGAAATCATCCGTACCGGCAAGCCCATCCTAAATAGGGTGGAATGCCGTACCGATTCTGCCGGCAACAAGCGCTGGTTCTCCATCAACAAGATGCCGCTTCGCAACGAAGATGGAGCAACCATTGGCACCTGGGGTTATACCCGCGATGTAACTGAGCTCAAGGAGCTCGAGCTGAAGCAAAACGGCCAGAATTCCGAAAGCGATAAGGCCGATTTAAACTAG
- a CDS encoding PadR family transcriptional regulator: MYSRELLKGTLQTIILKLLEDNGRMYGYEITQKVKLLTEGKISITEGALYPILHKLEADGTVTTEEEFIGKRIRKYYTLTVSGKTVTEGKVNELNDFISTIGVLLSPKSLA; the protein is encoded by the coding sequence ATGTATTCAAGAGAACTACTTAAAGGAACGCTGCAAACCATCATTCTCAAGCTGCTTGAGGATAATGGCAGGATGTATGGCTACGAAATTACCCAGAAGGTTAAGCTGCTTACCGAGGGTAAAATATCAATTACCGAGGGTGCGCTTTACCCAATACTTCACAAGCTGGAAGCTGACGGAACGGTTACAACCGAAGAGGAGTTCATCGGCAAGCGTATTCGTAAGTACTACACGCTTACCGTAAGCGGAAAGACCGTAACCGAAGGCAAAGTCAACGAGCTTAACGATTTCATATCGACAATAGGCGTTCTACTTTCACCCAAATCTTTGGCGTAA
- the tyrS gene encoding tyrosine--tRNA ligase, protein MNFIEELSWRGMIHDMMPGTEELLAKEMVSAYVGIDPTADSLHIGHLVGVMMLRHLQRAGHRPIALVGGATGMIGDPSGKSVERNLLDEAALRHNQECIKAQLAKFLDFESDAANRAELVNNYDWMKEFSFLDFIRDVGKHITVNYMMSKDSVKKRLTGETRDGMSFTEFTYQLVQGYDFLYLNQHKGCKLQMGGSDQWGNITTGTELIRRKTGGEAYALTCPLITKADGGKFGKTESGNIWLSKAYTSPYKFYQFWLNVSDEDAEKYLKIFTFITKEEYAQLVAEHHEAPHLRILQKRLAKDVTTMVHSEEDYNAAVEASQILFGNATADALVKLDEDTFLSVFEGVPQFEIEKSILDAGANVIELLATTTAVFPSKGEARKMIQGGGVSINKNKVDAVDATIGSDLLLNGKFLLVQKGKKNYFIIKAQ, encoded by the coding sequence ATGAACTTTATAGAAGAACTTTCGTGGAGGGGCATGATCCACGATATGATGCCCGGAACAGAAGAGCTACTTGCCAAAGAGATGGTATCAGCCTACGTGGGCATCGACCCAACTGCCGACTCGCTGCACATCGGCCACCTTGTGGGCGTGATGATGCTGCGCCACCTGCAGCGTGCAGGCCATAGGCCCATCGCTCTTGTGGGCGGTGCAACCGGCATGATTGGCGACCCATCGGGTAAGTCGGTAGAGCGCAACCTGCTCGACGAGGCAGCCCTTCGCCACAACCAGGAGTGCATCAAGGCACAGCTGGCCAAGTTCCTCGACTTCGAGAGCGATGCAGCCAACCGCGCCGAGCTGGTAAACAACTACGACTGGATGAAGGAATTTTCGTTCCTCGATTTCATCCGCGACGTGGGCAAGCACATCACCGTAAACTATATGATGAGCAAGGATTCGGTAAAGAAGCGCCTTACGGGCGAGACTCGCGACGGTATGTCGTTCACCGAGTTCACCTACCAGCTGGTTCAGGGGTACGACTTCCTCTACCTCAACCAGCACAAGGGCTGTAAACTGCAGATGGGGGGATCGGACCAGTGGGGCAACATCACCACCGGCACCGAGCTGATCCGCCGCAAGACTGGAGGCGAAGCCTACGCGCTCACCTGTCCGCTAATCACCAAGGCCGATGGCGGCAAATTCGGCAAAACCGAGAGCGGCAACATCTGGCTATCGAAGGCCTACACCTCGCCCTACAAGTTCTACCAGTTCTGGCTCAACGTATCCGACGAGGATGCCGAGAAGTACCTCAAGATATTCACCTTCATCACCAAGGAAGAGTACGCGCAACTCGTAGCCGAGCACCACGAAGCGCCACACCTGCGCATTCTCCAAAAGCGCCTAGCCAAGGACGTAACCACCATGGTTCACTCCGAGGAGGACTACAACGCCGCAGTGGAGGCCTCGCAAATCCTCTTCGGCAACGCCACCGCCGATGCGCTGGTTAAGCTCGACGAGGACACCTTCCTGTCGGTATTCGAGGGCGTACCCCAGTTCGAGATCGAGAAGTCGATACTCGACGCCGGTGCCAACGTTATCGAGCTGCTGGCCACCACCACCGCCGTGTTCCCATCCAAGGGCGAAGCTCGCAAGATGATCCAGGGCGGCGGCGTAAGCATCAACAAGAATAAGGTTGATGCGGTTGATGCCACCATCGGGTCGGATCTGCTGCTCAACGGCAAGTTCCTGCTGGTACAGAAGGGCAAGAAGAACTATTTCATCATCAAGGCGCAGTAA
- a CDS encoding exonuclease domain-containing protein, giving the protein MNSQEEENRNQRFAVVDVETSGGDPRRERITDIAIYLLEGGVIVEEFCTLLNPEKPIPGYITKLTGITNSMVKNAPKFYEVAKKIVEITRDAIFVGHNVGFDYSFVQNEFKRLGYSYRRVTFDTVRVSRKLLPGHASYSLGNLSDDLGIILQNRHRAAGDARATVDLFKILLDKAVDEDIAITISIAKIFGKDIARLLFESLPEETGVYYLHDSDGNILYIGKSTNIAKRALGHFASYDDPKALEMCTKVADISYELTTSELIALLKEDIEVNRHHPPYNRWHRRKSSGYGLYATYNEEGYLALTIAKSSKNGVLVFTYSSTQKAKQALAPIIEKFSLCQKICGLSKSEGACFHYQIGICKGACCGEEGPDLYNQRVEQAIAYLSNTTKNFFVVETDKGSDKVAFVKVEKGKFVGYGQASGDFLSGNPHELHDLVASSPETPNSMKIINAYIGKSKTAKVVYFQ; this is encoded by the coding sequence ATGAATAGTCAGGAAGAAGAGAATAGGAACCAGCGTTTTGCCGTTGTCGATGTCGAAACCTCGGGTGGCGATCCCCGAAGGGAACGCATTACCGACATAGCTATCTACCTGCTCGAAGGAGGAGTTATCGTTGAAGAGTTCTGTACGCTTCTAAATCCAGAAAAACCCATCCCCGGCTACATCACCAAGCTTACCGGCATCACCAATAGCATGGTAAAGAACGCCCCAAAGTTCTACGAAGTCGCCAAAAAGATCGTGGAGATTACCCGCGATGCCATTTTTGTAGGCCATAACGTCGGTTTCGACTACAGCTTCGTGCAGAACGAGTTCAAAAGGCTAGGCTACAGCTACCGAAGGGTCACCTTCGACACCGTTCGCGTAAGCCGGAAGCTGCTACCCGGGCATGCCAGCTACAGCTTGGGGAATCTCAGCGACGATTTGGGCATTATTCTCCAGAATAGGCACCGTGCCGCTGGCGATGCGCGCGCCACCGTCGACCTTTTTAAAATACTACTTGATAAAGCTGTTGATGAGGATATCGCAATCACCATCAGCATCGCAAAAATCTTTGGAAAAGACATCGCTCGGCTACTTTTCGAGAGCCTACCCGAGGAAACCGGCGTCTACTACCTCCACGACAGCGACGGAAACATCCTATACATCGGCAAAAGCACCAATATTGCCAAGCGAGCGCTCGGTCACTTTGCCAGCTACGACGATCCGAAAGCGCTAGAGATGTGCACCAAGGTCGCCGATATCAGCTACGAGCTCACAACCTCCGAGCTTATTGCGCTTTTAAAGGAAGATATCGAGGTAAATCGGCATCATCCGCCCTATAACCGCTGGCATAGGCGCAAAAGCAGCGGATATGGGCTCTACGCCACCTATAACGAGGAAGGATACCTCGCCTTAACCATCGCAAAGTCGTCGAAAAATGGGGTGTTGGTGTTCACCTATTCGTCAACTCAGAAGGCCAAGCAGGCGCTCGCCCCCATTATCGAGAAGTTTAGCCTCTGCCAGAAGATATGCGGACTAAGTAAGTCGGAAGGTGCCTGCTTTCACTACCAGATTGGGATCTGTAAGGGCGCATGCTGCGGCGAAGAAGGTCCCGATCTCTACAACCAGCGCGTAGAGCAGGCAATCGCCTATCTAAGCAACACCACCAAGAACTTCTTTGTCGTAGAAACCGATAAGGGCTCCGATAAAGTCGCGTTCGTTAAGGTCGAAAAGGGGAAGTTTGTCGGCTACGGCCAGGCATCCGGCGATTTTCTTAGCGGTAACCCGCACGAGCTGCACGATCTGGTAGCCTCATCGCCCGAAACCCCCAATTCCATGAAGATCATCAACGCCTACATCGGTAAATCCAAGACCGCCAAGGTCGTTTACTTCCAGTAG
- a CDS encoding CvpA family protein, protein MNFLDIVILALLGWGAISGYIKGFLNQLVSFGAVFLGIYLAFHLSNWIGVFVSEHFEVGVRASVFVASFIIFVGVFILLHLSSRIIGQAFKDTSVGTANKVLGLAFGLLKSFVLVCAGLWLLSVLNGVVRILPEHTTSGSLLFNMWKVVPWFFPYVKGLF, encoded by the coding sequence ATGAACTTCTTAGATATCGTAATTCTTGCCCTGCTCGGCTGGGGCGCCATTTCGGGCTACATTAAGGGATTCCTCAACCAGCTGGTAAGCTTTGGGGCCGTTTTCTTGGGCATTTACCTGGCCTTCCACCTCTCGAACTGGATTGGCGTATTCGTAAGCGAGCACTTTGAGGTGGGCGTTAGGGCGAGCGTCTTCGTGGCCTCGTTCATCATCTTCGTTGGCGTATTCATCCTGCTGCACCTCAGCAGCCGCATCATCGGGCAGGCGTTCAAAGACACCTCGGTGGGCACGGCCAATAAGGTGCTGGGGCTGGCCTTCGGCCTGCTGAAGAGTTTCGTACTGGTGTGCGCCGGTCTATGGCTGCTCTCTGTGCTGAACGGCGTGGTGCGCATCCTGCCCGAGCATACGACTAGCGGATCGCTCCTCTTCAACATGTGGAAGGTGGTACCCTGGTTCTTCCCCTACGTGAAGGGGCTGTTCTAG
- a CDS encoding response regulator transcription factor, translated as METAVKILVVEDEVKVADLIRKGLETSGYSVEVAYDGMMGRRLGIQHKYDLIILDINLPHENGYQVCRAIRERNTNVPILFLTALDSIDDKLEGFDSGADDYIAKPFEMKELLARIRVFLKRNSAVTAAPSRVLRAADLELDPDSKIVTRAGKAIELTAKEFLLLQYLLENKNKVVSKVDIAEKIWNITFDTGTNVIEVYMNYLRNKVDKGFDSKLIHTQIGLGYVLKEA; from the coding sequence ATGGAAACAGCCGTAAAGATACTGGTGGTTGAAGACGAAGTGAAAGTTGCCGACCTCATTCGAAAGGGACTAGAGACCAGCGGGTACTCGGTAGAGGTTGCCTACGATGGCATGATGGGGCGTAGGCTGGGCATCCAGCACAAGTACGACTTGATTATCCTCGACATCAACCTGCCCCACGAGAATGGCTACCAGGTGTGCCGAGCCATCCGCGAGCGAAACACCAACGTGCCCATCCTCTTTCTAACCGCATTAGACTCCATCGACGATAAGCTCGAAGGGTTCGACTCTGGTGCCGATGACTATATTGCCAAACCGTTCGAGATGAAGGAGCTGCTGGCGCGCATTCGCGTCTTTCTGAAGCGCAATAGCGCCGTTACCGCCGCGCCATCTAGGGTGCTTCGCGCTGCCGATCTGGAGCTCGACCCCGATTCGAAGATCGTTACCCGAGCTGGCAAGGCCATAGAGCTCACCGCAAAGGAATTTCTACTGCTACAGTACCTGCTGGAGAACAAGAATAAGGTAGTTTCAAAGGTAGATATCGCCGAAAAGATCTGGAATATCACCTTCGACACCGGCACCAACGTCATAGAGGTGTACATGAACTACCTCCGCAACAAGGTGGACAAGGGTTTCGACAGCAAGCTTATCCATACCCAAATTGGTTTGGGCTATGTGCTAAAGGAAGCATAG